In one Macaca nemestrina isolate mMacNem1 chromosome 2, mMacNem.hap1, whole genome shotgun sequence genomic region, the following are encoded:
- the LOC105477495 gene encoding putative protein ARB2BP, protein MTQELSFQKFIEQSDLLGELKYDFNEKAEFRHTETQRPFVFNYYENVLEKNSKRYQALGHLLEQYIYELLEKVCKLQKVYIPPEADEEEPRSFFFMSEKALTNHHSALLVLLQDHGVFRAGQWSQQAIVHHGLQHGSQIPCIQMALQAHYDVMVLNPNDNFVELKMEKEWQGLLTQNIESSSLKMVPGGSFFSLQHPPKCIPKRCSNTPEEHMAYIWDYFISKTEGKDIAFIVHGYGGLVFMDLLVRRRWEVMSKVYAVALIDSEHHVGHQLGSDVQLLAWIKHHCREWVTSPKPLDKPAATVFKKEFPMVSAGTEKYSLAPSSSLQSIFKYFKKALKARTTINFSQMPIVTRGSTKRKQSA, encoded by the coding sequence ATGACACAGGAGCTGAGCTTCCAAAAATTTATTGAACAATCTGACTTACTAGGAGAACTTAAATATGACTTCAATGAAAAAGCTGAATTCAGACACACTGAAACACAAAGGCCTTTTGTCTTTAACTATTATGAAAATGTGCTTGAGAAAAATAGCAAGCGCTACCAGGCCCTTGGCCATTTGCTTGAACAATATATTTATGAGCTTTTGGAGAAGGTGTGCAAATTACAAAAAGTATATATCCCACCTGAGGCTGATGAAGAAGAACCAAGAAGCTTCTTTTTTATGAGCGAGAAAGCATTAACAAATCACCATTCTGCTCTTCTTGTCCTTCTTCAAGACCATGGGGTCTTTCGAGCTGGTCAGTGGAGTCAGCAGGCAATAGTACATCATGGTCTCCAACATGGAAGTCAGATACCGTGTATTCAAATGGCATTGCAGGCACATTATGATGTAATGGTGCTAAACCCCAATGATAATTTTGTGGAACTAAAGATGGAAAAAGAGTGGCAAGGCCTTTTAACACAAAATATTGAGTCGTCTTCTCTAAAAATGGTTCCAGGTGGGAGCTTTTTCTCTCTCCAGCATCCTCCCAAATGCATTCCAAAAAGATGCAGCAACACCCCCGAAGAACACATGGCTTACATATGGGATTACTTCATTTCAAAGACTGAAGGCAAGGATATTGCCTTCATTGTACATGGTTATGGAGGCTTGGTTTTTATGGACTTGCTTGTTCGTAGAAGGTGGGAAGTGATGAGCAAAGTATATGCTGTTGCACTTATTGACTCTGAACATCATGTAGGACACCAGCTGGGAAGTGATGTACAATTATTAGCATGGATAAAGCACCACTGCCGTGAATGGGTGACAAGTCCTAAGCCTTTGGATAAACCTGCAGCTACTGTTTTCAAAAAGGAATTTCCTATGGTTTCTGCTGGTACAGAAAAGTACAGCTTAGCCCCTTCCTCTAGCCTTCAGTCAATttttaagtactttaaaaaagctttaaaagCCAGAACAACCATTAATTTCTCTCAAATGCCAATAGTGACTAGAGGTTccacaaaaagaaagcaaagtgcTTAA